From one Lolium rigidum isolate FL_2022 chromosome 4, APGP_CSIRO_Lrig_0.1, whole genome shotgun sequence genomic stretch:
- the LOC124646758 gene encoding GDSL esterase/lipase At1g09390-like produces the protein MLRGLAILAVVVVVLQCCELPRRSDGRCVLFNFGDSNSDTGSLPAAYGFYLGPPAGRRFFHRTTGRWSDGRLYIDFIAESLGISYLSPYLESSGSNFTDGVNFAVAGAAAASNQSAIPFPMATQVNQFLHFKNRTRDLRPLELGSMLKEEDFRGAVYSIDVGQNDITLAFLANLTLPEIVADGGPLAAAAAKVEDAVRALYGAGGRKFWVYNTGPLGCLPQTLALRQKPGDEVDPVGCLAAYNTAARALNAGLAAACRRLADVYGTGERADRATVVCTDMYAIKYDLFANHSQYGFERPLMACCGNGGPPYNYVNLKTCGQPTATACPEGERYVSWDGVHYTEDANTIVASKILSGDFSEPCAKLDALCT, from the exons ATGCTTCGCGGGCTTGCGATCCTCGCGGTCGTCGTTGTCGTGCTGCAGTGCTGTGAACTCCCACGCAGGTCGGACGGCAGGTGCGTCCTGTTCAACTTTGGGGACTCCAACTCCGACACGGGCTCACTCCCCGCCGCCTATGGCTTCTACCTCGGCccgcccgccggccgccgcttctTCCACCGGACTACCGGCCGCTGGTCCGACGGCCGCCTCTACATCGACTTCATCG CCGAGAGCCTCGGGATCAGTTACCTGAGCCCGTACCTGGAGTCGTCGGGCTCCAACTTCACAGATGGCGTGAATTTCGCAGtagccggagcggcggcggcgagcaacCAGAGCGCCATTCCTTTCCCCATGGCCACGCAGGTCAACCAGTTCCTGCACTTCAAGAACCGGACCCGGGACCTCCGGCCGCTGGAGCTGGGCTCCATGCTCAAGGAGGAGGACTTCCGGGGAGCCGTTTACTCCATCGACGTCGGCCAGAACGACATCACGCTCGCCTTCCTCGCCAACCTCACGCTTCCGGAGATTGTCGCCGACGGCGGCCCgctcgctgccgctgccgccaaggTAGAAGACGCCGTCCGGGCGCTGTACGGCGCCGGCGGGCGCAAGTTCTGGGTGTACAACACGGGGCCCCTAGGGTGCCTGCCGCAGACACTAGCACTGCGGCAGAAGCCCGGCGACGAGGTCGACCCCGTCGGATGCCTCGCTGCCTACAACACCGCCGCCAGGGCGCTCAACGCCGGCCTGGCCGCTGCGTGCCGCCGGCTCGCGGACGTGTACGGGACGGGCGAGCGCGCGGACCGCGCCACCGTGGTGTGCACCGACATGTATGCCATCAAGTACGACCTGTTCGCTAACCACTCCCAGTACGGCTTCGAGCGGCCGCTGATGGCGTGCTGCGGCAACGGCGGGCCGCCGTACAACTACGTGAACCTCAAGACGTGCGGGCAGCCAACGGCGACGGCGTGCCCAGAGGGGGAGAGGTACGTCAGCTGGGACGGCGTGCACTATACCGAGGACGCCAACACCATTGTTGCCTCCAAGATACTCTCTGGCGACTTCTCCGAGCCGTGCGCCAAGCTCGATGCGCTCTGCACATGA